A single genomic interval of Aneurinibacillus migulanus harbors:
- a CDS encoding amino acid ABC transporter permease: MLQNILDIWSEYNGEYIGGLITTLQISVISLIASLLLGTVIAIFCISPFRTLVIIGRAYIEFIRNTPLLIQIFFFYFGLPSLGIQLSAFIAGTLGLTVYTAAFISEAIRAGINSIPKGQMEAARASGLTYIQAMRYVVLPQAFKIVIPPLGNQFINLVKNSSLLGVIAGMDLMYHADIISTNTFKTFETYILVAVFYLTITVPLSILVNWLERRLKHA; encoded by the coding sequence ATGTTGCAGAATATACTTGACATCTGGTCTGAATACAATGGTGAATACATTGGCGGTCTAATTACTACATTACAGATTAGTGTAATCTCTCTCATTGCCAGCCTGCTGCTTGGGACGGTAATCGCCATCTTCTGCATTTCCCCGTTTCGTACGCTCGTTATTATTGGACGGGCGTACATTGAGTTCATTAGGAATACTCCCTTGTTGATTCAAATCTTTTTCTTTTACTTTGGACTTCCATCGTTGGGCATTCAACTCAGTGCCTTTATTGCAGGAACGCTCGGTCTGACGGTATATACGGCCGCATTTATTTCAGAAGCGATTCGGGCAGGCATTAATTCCATTCCGAAAGGACAGATGGAAGCAGCCCGTGCGTCAGGCTTGACCTATATCCAGGCAATGCGTTACGTTGTTCTGCCGCAAGCGTTCAAAATTGTCATTCCGCCGCTAGGCAATCAGTTCATTAACCTCGTGAAAAATTCATCCCTTTTGGGCGTTATCGCTGGTATGGATCTCATGTACCATGCCGATATTATCTCAACGAATACATTCAAAACATTCGAAACATATATTCTAGTGGCGGTTTTTTATCTGACGATTACCGTACCGCTTTCGATATTAGTGAACTGGCTGGAGCGCCGTCTAAAGCATGCATAA
- a CDS encoding amino acid ABC transporter permease, whose translation MDFAGAYSWPNVRYLLEGFLVTLEVAAISIVLSFIIAIVFAIVRYMKIPILSQLVFLWVEMIRNLPLLLIIFFVFFALRDVGIKLEIFSAAIAALTIFESAMISEIIRSGLMSVDKGQIEAARASGLNYAQTLRYIILPQALRRMVPPIVSQFISLLKDTSLAIIISLPELMHNGQVIYNSKSTYIIPVLLLIAIMYFVINYALSIVARRLEHSR comes from the coding sequence ATGGATTTTGCCGGCGCATACAGTTGGCCGAATGTAAGATATTTGCTTGAAGGGTTCCTTGTGACGCTTGAGGTGGCTGCGATATCGATTGTTCTTTCATTTATCATCGCGATTGTATTTGCGATTGTTCGATATATGAAAATTCCTATTCTGTCACAACTCGTGTTTTTATGGGTGGAAATGATCCGGAATTTGCCCTTGCTGCTGATTATTTTCTTCGTTTTTTTTGCACTGCGCGATGTCGGAATTAAGCTGGAAATATTCAGCGCGGCGATAGCTGCGCTCACGATTTTTGAATCCGCGATGATTTCCGAGATCATTCGTAGCGGTCTCATGTCTGTGGATAAGGGGCAGATTGAAGCGGCGCGTGCCTCTGGCTTGAACTATGCGCAGACGCTGCGCTATATTATCCTGCCGCAAGCGCTACGACGGATGGTTCCACCGATTGTGAGCCAGTTTATTTCTCTCTTGAAGGATACATCATTAGCTATTATCATCTCGCTTCCGGAACTGATGCATAATGGACAGGTTATTTATAATTCGAAATCAACGTATATTATTCCTGTGCTCTTGTTAATTGCTATTATGTATTTTGTGATTAACTATGCTCTCTCAATCGTTGCAAGAAGACTGGAGCATTCCCGTTAA